In one window of Gossypium hirsutum isolate 1008001.06 chromosome A01, Gossypium_hirsutum_v2.1, whole genome shotgun sequence DNA:
- the LOC107918002 gene encoding uncharacterized protein isoform X2, whose product MDLSFLIAPNDGNYVGLEDEPLPGNCMLGNPISDQFGVQETNMNIMSCSFPQMLADDGAGVGDECTTDGFQTTNHNPDNSSFPVESVNLHKEIPHMLRENQFLLESGSGIEELHESKEFPVSSLFSANDLMVKPSSTFDQINNDPENICSEFEDNQVLNSPVMDCGLSIWGTDEGLSASAIPTDGHEEKDIQGDVYALPGDIDTKSDHAVEHGVATDSKLEPDMPCAEMGHQTADTEGYLVEITNTLMNDEPFFMDVDAKDVIDKSYFDGLSSFLASSPNNCDQDQMPDVTEAMASEAQDNLANVSSCLGELDEVAGSSAADGPVSCDSEALMLSSVLTSNCQFPELTNGIVCCTLNTEDPEIPCNEDVFSKQLCPSVVSSTQYVFKEAGNPFSASFKDFSGGQKTDGGPLLVQRDQRDPGQSIGAFQMKESQMVPEMGQLHPVNNCRVKCEDSSCAAPKTDGFLANVSAETNSKNITEGTLQPTLLKERSESIISGKHLGHTSVDSLREKPALCSDDHNSLNSFAIKQEVDALEKIKDHQATSAEVGPMDIISPEPVIDHPPPDLEELMIESDDDVPYFSDIEAMILDMDLDPDDQELWDKEVARYQHEDYKKAIIRLEQVSHSYMQRAIASHGAFAILYGRHSKHYIKKPEILLGRTTEDFVVDIDLGREGCANKVSRRQAIFNLEDDGSFHLKNLGKCSVSINNNEVGPGQSLSLDSGCLIEIRGMPFIFETNQTCVKQYLNSKLRKSGGPY is encoded by the exons ATGGACCTGAGTTTCCTTATCGCACCTAATGATGGCAACTATGTTGGGCTTGAAGATGAGCCTCTACCTGGAAACTGCATGCTTGGCAATCCAATTTCAGATCAGTTTGGAGTTCAAGAAACAAATATGAATATAATGAGTTGTTCTTTTCCGCAAATGTTAGCTGATGATGGTGCTGGAGTGGGGGATGAGTGCACAACAGATGGCTTTCAGACTACTAATCATAATCCAGATAATAGTAGTTTTCCTGTAGAGTCAGTTAATCTACATAAGGAAATTCCTCATATGCTCAGAGAGAATCAGTTTCTTCTAGAGAGTGGGTCTGGCATTGAGGAATTGCATGAATCTAAGGAATTTCCTGTAAGCAGCTTGTTTTCTGCTAATGATTTAATGGTAAAACCTTCATCTACTTTTGATCAAATTAACAATGATCCAGAGAATATCTGCTCTGAGTTTGAGGACAACCAGGTCTTAAACTCACCAGTTATGGATTGTGGATTGTCTATATGGGGAACTGATGAAGGCCTGTCTGCATCTGCTATTCCCACTGACGGTCATGAGGAAAAAGATATCCAGGGAGATGTATATGCACTTCCTGGTGACATCGATACTAAGAGTGATCATGCAGTAGAGCATGGTGTTGCTACTGATTCTAAGTTGGAACCTGACATGCCATGTGCAGAAATGGGACATCAAACAGCTGATACAGAAGGTTATTTGGTGGAAATTACTAACACCCTTATGAATGATGAACCATTTTTCATGGATGTTGATGCGAAAGATGTGATTGATAAGTCTTACTTTGATGGCCTGAGCTCATTTTTGGCAAGTTCACCTAATAACTGTGATCAAGATCAAATGCCTGATGTAACTGAAGCTATGGCATCGGAAGCTCAAGATAATCTCGCAAATGTGTCTTCATGTCTTGGTGAATTGGATGAAGTTGCAGGATCTTCTGCAGCAGATGGGCCTGTTTCTTGTGATTCAGAGGCATTGATGCTTTCTTCTGTATTAACTTCAAATTGTCAGTTCCCTGAACTGACTAATGGTATCGTTTGTTGCACATTAAATACTGAGGACCCAGAAATTCCTTGCAATGAAGATGTGTTCTCCAAACAGCTGTGCCCGTCAGTTGTTTCCTCAACACAATACGTTTTCAAAGAAGCTGGCAATCCATTTTCTGCATCTTTTAAAGATTTTTCTGGGGGTCAGAAAACTGATGGAGGTCCCCTTCTGGTTCAGAGAGATCAAAGAGATCCTGGGCAATCTATTGGAGCCTTTCAAATGAAAGAATCACAAATGGTACCAGAAATGGGTCAACTTCATCCAGTTAACAATTGCAGAGTTAAGTGCGAGGATTCTTCATGTGCAGCACCTAAAACCGATGGTTTTCTGGCCAATGTTTCAGCTGAAACTAATTCCAAAAATATTACTGAAGGCACTCTCCAACCGACACTGCTGAAGGAAAGGAGTGAAAGTATAATATCGGGAAAGCATTTAGGTCATACTTCTGTTGATTCTTTACGAGAGAAACCTGCTCTTTGTTCTGATGACCACAATAGTTTGAATTCTTTTGCCATTAAACAAGAAGTGGATGCTCTAGAAAAGATTAAAGATCACCAAGCCACAAGTGCAGAGGTGGGGCCCATGGATATTATTTCTCCAGAACCAGTTATTGATCATCCACCTCCAGATCTTGAAGAGTTAATGATTGAAAGTGATGATGATGTTCCTTATTTCTCAGATATTGAGGCAATG ATCCTTGATATGGACTTGGATCCTGATGACCAAGAGTTGTGGGATAAGGAAG TTGCTAGATATCAGCATGAGGACTATAAAAAAGCAATTATTAGGCTGGAGCAGGTTTCCCATTCTTACATGCAAAGGGCCATTGCATCCCATGGAGCTTTTGCCATTTTGTATGGCCGCCATTCCAAACATTATATTAAGAAACCTGAG ATATTACTGGGTAGAACAACGGAAGATTTTGTTGTTGACATCGACTTGGGAAGAGAAGGGTGTGCTAATAAAGTGTCAAGGCGGCAG gcaattttcaaCTTGGAAGACGATGGATCATTCCATCTTAAAAATCTCGGCAAGTGTTCGGTATCGATAAATAACAACGAAGTAGGTCCTGGACAAAGCCTGAGCCTTGATTCGGGTTGTTTGATTGAG ATAAGGGGAATGCCATTCATCTTCGAGACAAATCAAACATGCGTGAAGCAGTATTTGAATAGTAAGTTGAGGAAGTCGGGAGGCCCATACTGA
- the LOC107918002 gene encoding uncharacterized protein isoform X1: MGALAPVLSTWIPEDDLLLKNAIEAGASLESLAKGAVQFSRKFSVRELQDRWHSLLYDPVVSEEASSRIIEFERSASSLSSKFGRTGNSKDGKSLGGKRKSESVRSCYYALRKRICNEPFNTMDLSFLIAPNDGNYVGLEDEPLPGNCMLGNPISDQFGVQETNMNIMSCSFPQMLADDGAGVGDECTTDGFQTTNHNPDNSSFPVESVNLHKEIPHMLRENQFLLESGSGIEELHESKEFPVSSLFSANDLMVKPSSTFDQINNDPENICSEFEDNQVLNSPVMDCGLSIWGTDEGLSASAIPTDGHEEKDIQGDVYALPGDIDTKSDHAVEHGVATDSKLEPDMPCAEMGHQTADTEGYLVEITNTLMNDEPFFMDVDAKDVIDKSYFDGLSSFLASSPNNCDQDQMPDVTEAMASEAQDNLANVSSCLGELDEVAGSSAADGPVSCDSEALMLSSVLTSNCQFPELTNGIVCCTLNTEDPEIPCNEDVFSKQLCPSVVSSTQYVFKEAGNPFSASFKDFSGGQKTDGGPLLVQRDQRDPGQSIGAFQMKESQMVPEMGQLHPVNNCRVKCEDSSCAAPKTDGFLANVSAETNSKNITEGTLQPTLLKERSESIISGKHLGHTSVDSLREKPALCSDDHNSLNSFAIKQEVDALEKIKDHQATSAEVGPMDIISPEPVIDHPPPDLEELMIESDDDVPYFSDIEAMILDMDLDPDDQELWDKEVARYQHEDYKKAIIRLEQVSHSYMQRAIASHGAFAILYGRHSKHYIKKPEILLGRTTEDFVVDIDLGREGCANKVSRRQAIFNLEDDGSFHLKNLGKCSVSINNNEVGPGQSLSLDSGCLIEIRGMPFIFETNQTCVKQYLNSKLRKSGGPY; the protein is encoded by the exons ATGGGGGCTTTGGCTCCAGTCCTTTCCACTTGGATACCTGAAGATGACCTTCTTTTGAAGAACGCTATTGAG GCTGGTGCTTCTTTGGAATCTCTTGCTAAGGGTGCAGTGCAGTTCTCTAGGAAATTCTCGGTTAGAGAACTGCAAGATCGATGGCATTCTCTCCTTTATGATCCAGTTGTTTCCGAGGAGGCTTCTTCTCGCATAATTGAGTTTGAGCGTTCTGCTTCTTCCTTGTCTTCGAAATTTGGCAGAACAGGAAATTCAAAAGATGGCAAAAGTTTGGGTGGAAAGAGAAAGTCTGAGAGTGTGCGTAGCTGTTACTATGCATTGCGCAAAAGAATTTGCAATGAGCCTTTTAACACGATGGACCTGAGTTTCCTTATCGCACCTAATGATGGCAACTATGTTGGGCTTGAAGATGAGCCTCTACCTGGAAACTGCATGCTTGGCAATCCAATTTCAGATCAGTTTGGAGTTCAAGAAACAAATATGAATATAATGAGTTGTTCTTTTCCGCAAATGTTAGCTGATGATGGTGCTGGAGTGGGGGATGAGTGCACAACAGATGGCTTTCAGACTACTAATCATAATCCAGATAATAGTAGTTTTCCTGTAGAGTCAGTTAATCTACATAAGGAAATTCCTCATATGCTCAGAGAGAATCAGTTTCTTCTAGAGAGTGGGTCTGGCATTGAGGAATTGCATGAATCTAAGGAATTTCCTGTAAGCAGCTTGTTTTCTGCTAATGATTTAATGGTAAAACCTTCATCTACTTTTGATCAAATTAACAATGATCCAGAGAATATCTGCTCTGAGTTTGAGGACAACCAGGTCTTAAACTCACCAGTTATGGATTGTGGATTGTCTATATGGGGAACTGATGAAGGCCTGTCTGCATCTGCTATTCCCACTGACGGTCATGAGGAAAAAGATATCCAGGGAGATGTATATGCACTTCCTGGTGACATCGATACTAAGAGTGATCATGCAGTAGAGCATGGTGTTGCTACTGATTCTAAGTTGGAACCTGACATGCCATGTGCAGAAATGGGACATCAAACAGCTGATACAGAAGGTTATTTGGTGGAAATTACTAACACCCTTATGAATGATGAACCATTTTTCATGGATGTTGATGCGAAAGATGTGATTGATAAGTCTTACTTTGATGGCCTGAGCTCATTTTTGGCAAGTTCACCTAATAACTGTGATCAAGATCAAATGCCTGATGTAACTGAAGCTATGGCATCGGAAGCTCAAGATAATCTCGCAAATGTGTCTTCATGTCTTGGTGAATTGGATGAAGTTGCAGGATCTTCTGCAGCAGATGGGCCTGTTTCTTGTGATTCAGAGGCATTGATGCTTTCTTCTGTATTAACTTCAAATTGTCAGTTCCCTGAACTGACTAATGGTATCGTTTGTTGCACATTAAATACTGAGGACCCAGAAATTCCTTGCAATGAAGATGTGTTCTCCAAACAGCTGTGCCCGTCAGTTGTTTCCTCAACACAATACGTTTTCAAAGAAGCTGGCAATCCATTTTCTGCATCTTTTAAAGATTTTTCTGGGGGTCAGAAAACTGATGGAGGTCCCCTTCTGGTTCAGAGAGATCAAAGAGATCCTGGGCAATCTATTGGAGCCTTTCAAATGAAAGAATCACAAATGGTACCAGAAATGGGTCAACTTCATCCAGTTAACAATTGCAGAGTTAAGTGCGAGGATTCTTCATGTGCAGCACCTAAAACCGATGGTTTTCTGGCCAATGTTTCAGCTGAAACTAATTCCAAAAATATTACTGAAGGCACTCTCCAACCGACACTGCTGAAGGAAAGGAGTGAAAGTATAATATCGGGAAAGCATTTAGGTCATACTTCTGTTGATTCTTTACGAGAGAAACCTGCTCTTTGTTCTGATGACCACAATAGTTTGAATTCTTTTGCCATTAAACAAGAAGTGGATGCTCTAGAAAAGATTAAAGATCACCAAGCCACAAGTGCAGAGGTGGGGCCCATGGATATTATTTCTCCAGAACCAGTTATTGATCATCCACCTCCAGATCTTGAAGAGTTAATGATTGAAAGTGATGATGATGTTCCTTATTTCTCAGATATTGAGGCAATG ATCCTTGATATGGACTTGGATCCTGATGACCAAGAGTTGTGGGATAAGGAAG TTGCTAGATATCAGCATGAGGACTATAAAAAAGCAATTATTAGGCTGGAGCAGGTTTCCCATTCTTACATGCAAAGGGCCATTGCATCCCATGGAGCTTTTGCCATTTTGTATGGCCGCCATTCCAAACATTATATTAAGAAACCTGAG ATATTACTGGGTAGAACAACGGAAGATTTTGTTGTTGACATCGACTTGGGAAGAGAAGGGTGTGCTAATAAAGTGTCAAGGCGGCAG gcaattttcaaCTTGGAAGACGATGGATCATTCCATCTTAAAAATCTCGGCAAGTGTTCGGTATCGATAAATAACAACGAAGTAGGTCCTGGACAAAGCCTGAGCCTTGATTCGGGTTGTTTGATTGAG ATAAGGGGAATGCCATTCATCTTCGAGACAAATCAAACATGCGTGAAGCAGTATTTGAATAGTAAGTTGAGGAAGTCGGGAGGCCCATACTGA